The following proteins are co-located in the Billgrantia tianxiuensis genome:
- a CDS encoding DNA-3-methyladenine glycosylase family protein produces the protein MSEEIHLRFVEVARELSPSLADAFERGGPVTLQADDSQPLAERLCRSIAGQQLSVKAARSIWTRVVDAAGETPLMEFFVEPNQEVLRGCGLSGAKLRALCLIAEEARAGRLEAAELRRLDHAQRSQRLTALWGVGQWTADMISIFYFGEPDVWPEGDVAARKTLERLTSPRRKTLRTATRFAPHRSYLALYLWRHVDAPPV, from the coding sequence TCGAGGTCGCTCGCGAGCTGAGCCCCAGTCTTGCCGATGCCTTCGAGCGAGGAGGGCCGGTAACGCTCCAGGCCGACGACAGCCAACCGCTGGCCGAGCGCCTGTGTCGGTCGATCGCGGGGCAGCAGCTGTCGGTGAAGGCGGCACGCTCAATCTGGACGCGGGTCGTCGATGCGGCCGGCGAGACGCCGCTGATGGAGTTTTTCGTCGAGCCGAACCAGGAGGTGCTGCGTGGCTGCGGCCTGTCGGGAGCCAAGTTGCGGGCGCTGTGCCTGATTGCCGAAGAGGCCCGGGCCGGGCGGCTCGAAGCCGCCGAACTGCGACGGTTGGATCATGCCCAGCGCTCGCAGCGGCTGACCGCGCTATGGGGCGTGGGTCAGTGGACCGCCGACATGATCTCCATCTTCTACTTCGGCGAGCCGGATGTCTGGCCGGAAGGCGACGTGGCGGCACGCAAGACTCTTGAGCGTCTCACCAGCCCTCGGCGCAAGACGCTGCGTACCGCAACGCGCTTCGCCCCTCATCGCTCTTATCTGGCGCTCTACCTGTGGCGGCATGTCGATGCGCCGCCCGTCTAG
- the murU gene encoding N-acetylmuramate alpha-1-phosphate uridylyltransferase MurU, giving the protein MKAMILAAGLGKRMRPLTDHCPKPLLPVAGKPLIVHHLERLAASGIREVVINVSYRAEQIIEALGDGNAHGVDIAWSREASPLETGGGIRQALSLLGEAPFLLVNGDVWCELDPRTLPPLGGDLAHLVLVDNPTHHPEGDFHLAATGRVQATGMPRLTFAGLSLIDPALVADQPSGEFPLAPLLREAMTAGRVGGTHYRGGWVDVGTPERLAELDRELARQRG; this is encoded by the coding sequence ATGAAGGCCATGATCCTAGCCGCCGGCCTCGGCAAGCGCATGCGGCCGCTGACCGACCACTGTCCCAAGCCGCTGCTGCCGGTGGCGGGCAAGCCGCTGATCGTGCACCACCTGGAGCGGCTGGCAGCGTCCGGTATTCGCGAGGTGGTGATCAACGTCAGCTACCGCGCCGAACAGATCATCGAGGCACTGGGTGACGGCAATGCCCACGGCGTCGACATCGCCTGGAGCCGTGAGGCGAGCCCGCTGGAGACCGGCGGAGGCATCCGCCAGGCGCTGTCGCTACTGGGCGAAGCTCCTTTCCTGCTGGTCAACGGCGATGTCTGGTGCGAACTCGATCCTCGCACCCTGCCGCCGCTGGGTGGCGACCTGGCCCACCTGGTGCTGGTCGATAACCCCACTCACCACCCCGAGGGGGATTTTCATCTCGCCGCCACGGGCCGGGTACAGGCGACGGGCATGCCCCGCCTGACCTTCGCCGGACTCAGCCTGATCGACCCGGCCCTGGTCGCCGACCAGCCGTCCGGGGAGTTTCCCCTGGCCCCGCTGTTGCGCGAAGCGATGACCGCCGGACGTGTCGGCGGGACGCATTACCGCGGAGGCTGGGTCGACGTCGGCACACCCGAGCGGCTGGCAGAGCTGGACCGGGAACTGGCTCGGCAACGGGGCTGA
- a CDS encoding OsmC family protein — protein sequence MKASIKWTDGRQFVAESGSGHSVVIDGPPDHGGRNTGPRPMEMLLMGMGACTSFDVLEILEKARAGVTDCVASIEAERADTVPAVFTKIHVHFTVSGHNLKENQVKRAVELSAEKYCSASIMLAKGGVEVTHSYSIVDD from the coding sequence GTGAAAGCCAGCATCAAGTGGACTGATGGTCGCCAGTTCGTCGCCGAATCGGGCAGTGGCCACAGCGTGGTGATCGACGGCCCGCCCGACCACGGCGGCCGCAATACCGGCCCGCGACCCATGGAGATGCTGTTGATGGGCATGGGCGCCTGCACCTCTTTCGACGTGTTGGAGATCCTCGAGAAAGCTCGCGCTGGCGTGACCGATTGCGTGGCCAGCATCGAGGCCGAGCGTGCCGACACGGTGCCCGCCGTCTTCACCAAGATCCACGTGCACTTCACTGTCAGCGGGCACAATCTCAAGGAGAATCAGGTCAAGCGCGCAGTGGAACTCTCCGCGGAGAAGTACTGCAGCGCCTCGATCATGCTGGCCAAGGGCGGCGTCGAAGTCACCCACTCCTACAGCATCGTCGACGACTGA
- a CDS encoding aminoglycoside phosphotransferase family protein — MTSVDTATRFEALRQWVANRHHLPAATLDLRLAAGDASFRRYFRLRLPDGSSRMLMDAPPTQEDSRPFVEIARRWRAGGLPLPALHAVDLEAGFLELDDLGDTPLQERFAGDAHADTLAWHERAMDLIHELQNRAAPDTLPAYDATLLGRELDLFPDWCLSQWLGETALPPGWTGLREALIESALAQPVVAVHRDYDAMNLMVYDERLFLIDFQDAVAGPISYDLISLLRGRYCRFSAERFAGWVEAFRQRAIADGRLASATDSATFHRQVQAMAAQRSLKVLGIFCRLTLRDGRRGYLERLPHFLAHLEASLVALPEHAAFSDWLTDTFRPALEQRLADRADPETT, encoded by the coding sequence ATGACCTCGGTCGATACCGCGACGCGATTCGAAGCCCTGCGCCAGTGGGTGGCGAACCGGCACCACCTGCCGGCCGCAACGCTCGACCTGCGCCTGGCCGCAGGCGATGCCAGCTTTCGCCGCTACTTTCGCCTGCGCCTGCCCGACGGCAGCTCACGCATGTTGATGGATGCTCCTCCCACCCAGGAAGACAGCCGTCCATTCGTCGAGATCGCTCGTCGCTGGCGAGCCGGCGGGCTGCCGTTACCGGCCCTGCATGCGGTGGACCTGGAGGCGGGATTTCTCGAGCTCGACGACCTGGGCGATACCCCGCTTCAGGAGCGCTTCGCCGGTGACGCGCACGCCGACACCTTGGCCTGGCACGAGCGCGCCATGGATCTGATCCACGAATTGCAGAACCGCGCCGCTCCCGACACCCTGCCGGCCTACGATGCCACCCTGCTTGGCCGCGAACTCGACTTGTTTCCCGACTGGTGCCTGTCGCAGTGGCTGGGCGAAACCGCCCTGCCGCCCGGCTGGACCGGGTTGCGCGAGGCCCTGATCGAATCCGCCCTGGCCCAGCCGGTGGTTGCGGTGCACCGGGATTACGACGCCATGAACCTGATGGTGTACGACGAGCGCCTGTTCCTGATCGACTTCCAGGATGCCGTGGCCGGCCCCATCAGCTACGACCTGATCTCGCTGCTGCGCGGACGCTACTGCCGTTTTTCCGCCGAGCGCTTCGCCGGTTGGGTCGAGGCCTTTCGCCAGCGGGCAATCGCCGACGGCCGCCTCGCCAGCGCGACCGACAGCGCGACGTTTCATCGTCAGGTCCAGGCCATGGCCGCACAGCGCTCACTCAAGGTACTCGGCATCTTCTGCCGCCTGACCCTGCGCGACGGCCGCAGGGGCTATCTCGAACGCCTGCCGCATTTCCTCGCCCATCTCGAAGCAAGCCTCGTGGCACTGCCGGAGCATGCCGCCTTCAGCGACTGGCTCACCGACACCTTTCGCCCCGCCTTGGAGCAACGCCTGGCAGACCGCGCCGATCCGGAGACGACATGA